GGCGGCGCCGAGGTTCTTCAGGAGTTTCCCCATGGTCTTGACATCCGCGAGGTCAGGGATCCTGTTAACGACGCTCTCCCCTGAGGCGAGTAAGGACGCAACCATGATGGGCAGCGCAGCGTTTTTTGCACCGCTGATCTCTACCTCACCTTTCAGCTTCACCCCGCCTTGTATTACGAGTTTATCCATAAAAGAAAATGGAATGCTCCTTCAGATCATAGGAGCCCTTGGCGTCATGAAGATAATTATACCCTAAGATGGAGGGCGAGGTCATATGTGTCATCATTATCGGAAATTCGCTCGATGTCCTCTCAGCCTTTCCTTGCAGGAGAAACTGCGCCGGTCATCACGGACGGATGCGCGTTAAGGTTTCTCGATCTTGCACGCGCGATTTCGAGCGTCTTAACAAAAAGAGGTTGACAGTCCATAGAGGTTATACTAAGATGAAATTGTGAAAAAAGTGCTATTTTTTCTCATTGCCTTCACCATCGTCATCTCTTTTCTCCATACGCGGAACGCTCTTGCTGCTATCTACAAATATGTGGACCACAATGGGACAATCTGCTTTTGTGACAATCTTTATTCGATTCCCGAAAAATACAGAAAGAGTGCCGTCATCGTGAAGAATGATTCGGAACGGTTGGACAAACAGTCTCCCGAGCAAAAATCGGGGGAGGCGGATAGCGGTGTTCCGGGACCTGACAAGCGGGATGCGTATATCGGTAAGCAAACGGTGAAGGATGTGGTGAGGAACGTTCGTGAAGGCAGATTGCTCCATTCGATCGTGGTCTTCATAGGATTCCTCGCTGTCTTCATAGGTATCGGAAAGGCGGCGAACTCGCTGAACCGAAAGCGTCTCGGTACTGTTCTCAGATTTATCCTCACGCTCGGAGTCATCGTCTATCTCTTCTTTGCTTATTCCCGGGAACTTTCGGATACCTATGCGGTGATGAAGGAAGAACTGTCCGACGCGAAGATTCTGATTGAAGAAAAGAATAAAAAGGCGGACGAAGTCGTAAAAGAATCATCGGAAAGACCGATCGTGCTGAAATAATTTCGTTTTGCAAGACTTCCTGAACGACCTTCAGGAAAGTCTGTCGGGCAGCCTGCTCCGACCCTCCCGAGCGCCAAAAGATTGATTTTTCAGGCCTTTTCGGGTATCATTTCTCTATGGAAACGAGGAAAATCCTTGAAGAATCGGGTCATTACCTGATGAATACCTATAAGAGGTTTCCTCTCGTCCTCAGGAAGGGAAGGGGCATGAGGGTCTGGGGTTCCGACGGCAAGGAATACCTCGATTTTGTCGGGGGCATAGCGGTGAACGTTCTCGGACACTGCCACCCGAAGGTTGTGGTGGCCCTACAGAAACAGGCACAGAGGCTTCTCCATGTATCCAATTACTATCACAATGAGCCCCAGATCAGACTCGCGAGGCTGCTTGTTGAGCATTCCTTCGCAGATAAGGTCTTTTTCTGCAACTCTGGTGCGGAGGCGAACGAGGCCGCGATAAAACTCGCAAGGAAATATGCGAAGGAAAACCTCTCGGGCCACCGCTTCGAGATAATTACGGCACTGAACTCGTTCCATGGAAGAACGCTCGCGACCCTTACCGCTACGGGGCAGCTGAAATTCCAGAAGGGTTTCGAACCGCTGCTCCCTGGGTTCAGACATGTGGATTTTAATGATCTTGAAGAGCTGAAGAAGGCGGTAACGACCGAGACTTGTGCCGTGATGCTTGAGCCGATACAGGGCGAGGGCGGAGTGAAACTGCCGGGGCCTGATTATCTCAAGGGTGTCCGCGAACTATGCGACAAGCATAAGATACTGCTCATACTCGACGAAGTCCAGACCGGGATGGGCAGAACGGGAAGGCTCTTCGCGTATGAAAACTACGGTATCACACCGGACATCGTGACCCTTGCGAAGGGGCTCGGCGGCGGAGTTCCGATTGGCGCGATGCTCGCAGTCGATAAGGTCGCCTCTGTCTTCGTTCCGGGAGACCATGGTTCGACCTTCGGAGGTAATCCCTTCTCCTGCGCTGCCGGTGTGGCGACCATGGAGACCCTTCTCGAGGACGGATTTATCCTTGATCAGTGCAGAAGGATGGGGTCATATTTTCTCAAGGGACTCGAGGAACTGAAGAAGGAGCACCCTAACGCGGTCGCCGATGTCAGGGGGGCGGGGCTCCTCGTCGCGATGGAGATGACGCGGGA
Above is a genomic segment from Thermodesulfovibrionales bacterium containing:
- a CDS encoding acetylornithine transaminase, which encodes METRKILEESGHYLMNTYKRFPLVLRKGRGMRVWGSDGKEYLDFVGGIAVNVLGHCHPKVVVALQKQAQRLLHVSNYYHNEPQIRLARLLVEHSFADKVFFCNSGAEANEAAIKLARKYAKENLSGHRFEIITALNSFHGRTLATLTATGQLKFQKGFEPLLPGFRHVDFNDLEELKKAVTTETCAVMLEPIQGEGGVKLPGPDYLKGVRELCDKHKILLILDEVQTGMGRTGRLFAYENYGITPDIVTLAKGLGGGVPIGAMLAVDKVASVFVPGDHGSTFGGNPFSCAAGVATMETLLEDGFILDQCRRMGSYFLKGLEELKKEHPNAVADVRGAGLLVAMEMTRECTPIVNACMERGALINCTSGNVLRFMPPLIVQEKEIDHLLDILDDILGRAS